Proteins encoded by one window of Ovis canadensis isolate MfBH-ARS-UI-01 breed Bighorn chromosome 14, ARS-UI_OviCan_v2, whole genome shotgun sequence:
- the CD37 gene encoding leukocyte antigen CD37 isoform X2, with amino-acid sequence MSAHDGCLSLVKYLLFVFNLFFFVLGSLIFCFGIWILIDKTSFVSFVGLSFMPLQIWSKVLAVSGVLTMGLALLGCVGALKEFRCLLGLYFGTLLLLFATQITLGILISTQRVQLKRKVKDVVQKTIQTYRAHPEETAAEESWDYVQFQLRCCGWESPQDWFHIPSMRSNESEGDRVPCSCYNSSATNDSTIFDKISFPQFSRLGSLARPRHNAEVCSVPANSYIYQQGCERSLSNWLTNNLISIVGICLGVGLLELSFMTLSIFLCRNLDHVYDRLARYR; translated from the exons ATGTCAGCCCACGATGGCTGCCTCAGCCTTGTCAAGTACCTCCTCTTCGTCTTCAACCTCTTCTTCTTC GTCCTAGGCAGTCTTATCTTCTGCTTCGGCATCTGGATACTCATCGACAAAACCAGCTTCGTGTCCTTCGTGG GCTTGTCCTTCATGCCCTTGCAGATCTGGTCCAAGGTCCTAGCCGTCTCAGGAGTCCTCACCATGGGCCTTGCCCTCCTGGGCTGTGTGGGGGCCCTGAAGGAGTTCCGCTGCCTCCTGGGCCTG tattttgggacACTGCTGCTCCTGTTTGCCACACAGATCACCCTAGGAATCCTCATCTCCACTCAGAGAGTCCAG ctgaagaggaaagtgaaggacGTTGTACAGAAGACCATCCAAACCTACCGCGCTCACCCGGAGGAGACGGCAGCGGAGGAGAGCTGGGACTACGTGCAGTTCCAG CTGCGCTGCTGTGGCTGGGAGTCTCCTCAGGACTGGTTCCATATCCCCAGCATGAGAAGCAACGAGTCCGAAGGGGACCGCGTGCCCTGCTCCTGCTATAACTCATCGGCGACCAACGACTCCACAATCTTCGATAAGATCTCCTTCCCCCAGTTCAGCCGGCTCGGATCACTGGCGCGGCCCCGACACAATGCCGAAGTTTGCTCAGTCCCCGCGAATAGCTACATCTACCAACAG GGCTGCGAACGGAGTCTCTCCAACTGGTTGACCAACAACCTCATCTCCATAGTGGGCATTTGTCTCGGCGTGGGTCTACTCGAG CTCAGCTTCATGACGCTCTCCATATTCCTGTGCAGAAACCTGGACCACGTCTACGATCGGCTTGCTCGGTACCGCTAG
- the CD37 gene encoding leukocyte antigen CD37 isoform X1 codes for MSAHDGCLSLVKYLLFVFNLFFFVLGSLIFCFGIWILIDKTSFVSFVGLSFMPLQIWSKVLAVSGVLTMGLALLGCVGALKEFRCLLGLYFGTLLLLFATQITLGILISTQRVQLKRKVKDVVQKTIQTYRAHPEETAAEESWDYVQFQLRCCGWESPQDWFHIPSMRSNESEGDRVPCSCYNSSATNDSTIFDKISFPQFSRLGSLARPRHNAEVCSVPANSYIYQQGCERSLSNWLTNNLISIVGICLGVGLLEVSVAGLSLLLPRSLLHREPQPQVPGAYNSSSGPRPSTDGNAQLHDALHIPVQKPGPRLRSACSVPLGPALPQAPPRPPQVSRVFSSLSPVNICLIPSWPQPLSPHSPRGPRCLPFPLLSPAPPHPWDVGFPATSFLPRKIPHFLASAVSLPPPTRFIFSPSPK; via the exons ATGTCAGCCCACGATGGCTGCCTCAGCCTTGTCAAGTACCTCCTCTTCGTCTTCAACCTCTTCTTCTTC GTCCTAGGCAGTCTTATCTTCTGCTTCGGCATCTGGATACTCATCGACAAAACCAGCTTCGTGTCCTTCGTGG GCTTGTCCTTCATGCCCTTGCAGATCTGGTCCAAGGTCCTAGCCGTCTCAGGAGTCCTCACCATGGGCCTTGCCCTCCTGGGCTGTGTGGGGGCCCTGAAGGAGTTCCGCTGCCTCCTGGGCCTG tattttgggacACTGCTGCTCCTGTTTGCCACACAGATCACCCTAGGAATCCTCATCTCCACTCAGAGAGTCCAG ctgaagaggaaagtgaaggacGTTGTACAGAAGACCATCCAAACCTACCGCGCTCACCCGGAGGAGACGGCAGCGGAGGAGAGCTGGGACTACGTGCAGTTCCAG CTGCGCTGCTGTGGCTGGGAGTCTCCTCAGGACTGGTTCCATATCCCCAGCATGAGAAGCAACGAGTCCGAAGGGGACCGCGTGCCCTGCTCCTGCTATAACTCATCGGCGACCAACGACTCCACAATCTTCGATAAGATCTCCTTCCCCCAGTTCAGCCGGCTCGGATCACTGGCGCGGCCCCGACACAATGCCGAAGTTTGCTCAGTCCCCGCGAATAGCTACATCTACCAACAG GGCTGCGAACGGAGTCTCTCCAACTGGTTGACCAACAACCTCATCTCCATAGTGGGCATTTGTCTCGGCGTGGGTCTACTCGAG GTGAGTGTAGCCGGGCTGAGCCTGCTATTACCGCGCAGCCTGTTGCACCGCGAACCCCAGCCGCAGGTGCCGGGTGCCTACAATTCGAGCTCCGGGCCACGCCCGAGCACCGACGGCAACG CTCAGCTTCATGACGCTCTCCATATTCCTGTGCAGAAACCTGGACCACGTCTACGATCGGCTTGCTCGGTACCGCTAGGCCCCGCTCTTCCCCAAGCCCCACCCCGACCCCCTCAAGTGTCCAGGGTATTTAGTTCCCTGTCGcctgtaaatatttgtttaatcccCAGTTGGCCCCAGCCACTGAGCCCTCATTCCCCTCGAGGGCCCAGGTGTCTGCCTTTCCCGCTGCTGTcacctgcccccccccacccgTGGGACGTGGGGTTTCCGGCCACCAGCTTCCTGCCCCGAAAGATACCTCATTTCCTTGCCTCAGCTGTCAGCCTACCACCTCCCACTAGATTTATTTTTAGCCCAAGCCCCAAATAA